In Phocoena phocoena chromosome 3, mPhoPho1.1, whole genome shotgun sequence, the DNA window TCCAGCTGCCTTGCCCTTTGAGTGGGATGACTCCGCGGTGTGTGACCGACACTATCCCCCAAAGGTCCCTGGTGGGATTGAGCTCCACGTGCCTCCCATACCCACATGCCTGATAAAGCACCCTTTCCcagctgccttcccttccctgtgtcAATTCCTTATTCCTCAGCTGATATGTCCTGGGATCACTGCTCAGAGAACTACTTATCAACAAGGATTCTTGTcccagggtctgcttctgggcaACCCTAAACTAAGACAGAATGTGCAAACGCAGATGATGCATGGACACAGGCTTTCTTCCCATGGTCTCTTTATTGGAGGTCTGTGGCTAGCAGGATCGTTGGAGGTGGCCTCCAACTGGATCACCTAGAGGCCCTCCTGGATCTCCTAGAGGCCCTCCTGGCAGTTCTTGGTTTCACATTCTAAAAAAGACAAGGGAGTGTGAGGTTTGGTggtggggtgggtgaggggtCGTGGGGCTGGGTCTGCCTTCCTCATGGTGGCACCCTAGATGGTAAGAGGACAGGGGCCCAAAGTGAGGGGGCAGGTACAATGCCAACTGCAGGCCAGCCAAATGAAATGGAGTGGTAGCTTGAAGGTAGAGCTAGATAGCACAGGGATGTTATAGAGGCGTTTTTGTGATCATGATCAGAGGTTGGGGTGCAGTCATCAGGCTGAGGTTGTGCTGACTGGGCCTGGATTGCTCCAGCGTAAGGGTTGTCATCAAGGGTCAGGAAGGCTGGGGCTAGCAAGCATCCTCAGGAGAGGATTGTCTCTCTGAGACTCTGAGATTGTCTGAGCAGAGGATTGCAATACTAGGTTAGGGGCTGGACAGAAGCTGTGCAGGTAAAAGGGTTTTCTGTAGAGGGTCACAGTCTGGGTCAGTGTTGTGTGGATGGGTAGGGGCGGGGCTTTGGGTAGGGGGCAAGGATGAGGGCAAGTTTGGGTGGCTGGGATGAGGTTGTGCAGACAGAGTGGCAGGGTGGGTAGGCTATATTGCAAGCAGAATGACTGGAGTCTGAGTCTAGATTGCCTGAACAGACGAGCTGCAATGGGGTTCAGGGTCCTGACTGAGGCTGTGTGGGCACAGGGTTACAGGAAGGAGTGAGGGGCCTGCTGAGGTTAGGCAAACAGGCAGGGATCAGGGGCCGTGCTGAGCTTGTGTGGACAGATGGGCCTCAGGCCGAGGTAGTGCAGGCGTCGGGGACTCACCTTGTCGAAGTGCGGCCAGGTGCGCAGCTGGTTGAAGAGCGCGTCGCCAGGGCAGTCAGTGCGCACGAGCTGGCGGTGGCCGAGCAGCGCGTAGCCTGGCCGCAGGAAGCCGGCGCGCACAGCGCAGCGCGGGAGCTCGTCGCGCACCGCGCGCAGCGCGGCCTCTGCGGGCAGCTCCGCAGTGTAATTGCCTATCAAGGCCACACCGAAGCCGCGGGAGTTGTGGCCGAGTGTGTGCGCACCCACCCAGTGCCAGCCGCGGCCCTCGTACACGTAGCCGTCTGAGCCCACCACGAAACTGCGAGGATAGAGGGAAGCATGCACCACTCGGCGTGAGGCCCCGGCTCTCATCTGGCCCTCTACCCCAGTTTCCGCACCTGTGCCAAGGGCCGCCGCCACCCCAAGTCCCGCCCGGTCGCGCTGACTCTACCCCGTCCAGCCGTGTCCCACTCCCCGACCTAATGCCACCCCAGAAACCGTCCCGTTTCTCTGGATCTGCCCCCAACATTGGCCTCATCTCTTTCTACCCAGCTCCCTCCCCATTGTCTCAAGTCCAACTCCTGCCCAATTCAGAGCCCTTTTCTGTTTTAGGTCATATCCCATCACTGCCCCGTCCCAGACTCAGCCGCTACCACAGGTCCTGCTCCTCTCCCAAGTCCGGACTCCTTTCCTAGTTCCCACCCCAAACTCGGGAATCCCACTGTTGAGCTATTTCTGGTCCCTGTTAAGGCCCGGACCCTAGTCTAGGCCGCTCCCCTCTCCACATTGGCTCCACCCACCCTAAACTCCTTGCCAGCTTCGCTCAGGTCCAAACCCCGCCCCCTCAGTCTGGCTCTGCGCCCCCAGGCTCTACACTGCACCACCACTTGGTCCGCCCTGCCAGCGACTTGCAGGTTGCCGCCCACCTGTAGCCTATGTCGTCCCAGCCGCGAGTATACTGGTGGAAGCGCTGCATAGAGCGCATGTCGGCGGCGCAGCGCTCAAAGTCCGTGCAGGGTGACGCGGGCATGTATGTGTGGTGTACATACAAGAACCCGAGCGGCAGCTGCAGCGGCGTCGGACGGCCCTGGTACGGGGCCGCGCCCCAGCGGCAACGTGGGTGGATGGCTGGACACCCTGAGAGGAAGAGAGTCCAGCACGGGAGTAAGCAAGCGTTTCTCTGCCTGCCGCCTCCTCCCACACTAAGAGTGCATATAAGGATCATCCCTTCAGTCTCCTCCCAGATTTGGGGACAGTTCAGTCTCACACCACACTGGCCCCCATTGGGATCTAACTTAACTAAATCTCACAGCATCCTAGTCCTGTTGGCCTCCCAGCCAAAGCCCTTATTGCCCACTCTGGAATCCCCCAGTCCTATATCCTCCTGACCTGTGGGGCACTGAGAATGTCTGTATATGTGAGAAGGAGCATTACAGGGGGTGGGGGCCCTTCTCACCTAGGAAGGCCTCAGTGAACTCCTTGGTAGCGTGGGTGGCCACCTGTGCCAGCTGTTCTTGGCTCATACCCTGAAGGTGAGGGTGTGCTGGCTCCAGTCTCTGCAGCAGGATGAGGGCCCCCCATACCTGCTGGGTCAGAATGGGAGTTGGAGTCAGAGCAGCTCCGTTCTGCCGTCGGAAGTTGCTGCGAAATCCTGGGTCTCCCGCTACCCCGGCTCCATAGTACTGGCTCAGCAGGTGGCTGAGGGGTGGCCGGGGCTCAGGGGACCGGCTCAGGTAGTCTCCAAGGAGGGCCCCATCCAGGGCACCATTGAGGAAGGCCGTGGTGAGGGTTGATGCTTCAGGGTCCAGGAGCGTGAAGGTCCGGGGAAGAGAGAGCTGGTCCCAGCAACCCTCCGTTCCCAGTGAATGGCTCCAGGTCTGAGGGCCCTGGAGGAAGTTCAGGCCCAGGTCTCTGGCCAGGGTGACCACTAGGAGGCTGTCCACAGTGGTTGGGAACTTGGCTTTGGTATCTGCTGAGGAGGCTTGGACATCTGGAGAGGTGACTTGGACATCTAGATCTGTGGCTCTAACATTTGGAGACACAGCTCCGACATCTGCCCAGGTGACATCTGAAGAGGTATCCCTGAGTCCTGGGGAGGTGGCTCTTACATCAGGAACCGTGGCTCCAAAGTCAGGAAAGGTGACGTCAGCATCCGGAGGGGTGTCCGTGCTGTCTAAAGGCAGGTTTACGACCCTGTTCCCCTGCAGCCCTGCCTCCAGCCCTGCCAGAAGAGGCTCCACAGCCACGGTTGAGCCATCGGACGCCAGCACCACCCCGCATTCCTTCCCGTCCCACACACCATGTCTCGCCACCTCCATGGTCAGGCCTTGAAGCTCTGGGCTCAGTGAAGGAGGATCCAGCATGGTGGTCTTGAGACTCTGTTCCTCCAGCAAGAAGTGTTGGAGAGGGTTGTGGGCACAAGAGTCCTGGGCTGACAGCAGCCATGCAGAGGCAGTGTGGCCAGCCTCGGTGGCTGGTGCCTTCTGCTCGAGCTCAGCCAGTGCCTGGATGACAGAGTCCATGAGCAGGGGCAGGGTCGCTGAAGGAGGAGGGATGGTATTAGCCCAGCAGCCCAGCACCACCTGTTACTGAGCCTCCCCCTGCCGTTTCTACATCTTCTCAATGCCCCCTGCTCTTTGTTGGGCAATCATTGTCCTTgtgtaggtgaggaaactgaggcacagacaacAGGTTAAGGAGCTTAGACTATCAGCGAGCACTGGGGAGCCATGGCAGGTTCATGAGCAGGAGAGATACATGGCCAAGTTGGAATTCTGATTGCTCCTTTGAGTGCCGTGTGGAGAATAGATTTTGGGGGGACCAGagtagagaaggggagagagtttGGAGGTAAGCAATGAAGGTGGCTGAAGCCAGGATGGTGACGCTGTGATGGACAAGAGTGGTCAGAGTCTCCAGATATTTTGAGGGAAAGATGGACCGTTTTTCATGATGAATTGGAGTTTGGGGAATTTTAGAGGGAAAGGTGTCTCAAAGGATGTCCAGGGGAGGGTGGGCCTGTGCCTTGTGGGAGAAATATCTATGGCTGAACTTAGAACTTAGAAGTCTGGGACTCAGAGCTGGGGTGTGTTGTTGAATAATTAAAcctttactatgtgccaggcaccattctaggtgACTTATATAACAACCCAGTCAATCTTCACAAGGACCCTATGAACGTGGAGAGGTTAAATTATCTAcctaagatcacatagctaggaagtggcagaggcaggatttgaacacaggaaGTCTTAATCCTTACACTCTGCTGACTGCTGGAATTCAGGTTCTTCTCCAGACAGTTCACTCAGTGATTCATCtataactttgttcttctctctgcctAAAATATCCTTTCCTGCTTCACCACCAAGTAAAATTCTTCTTCCTGTCCTAGATCTACATCCcctcctgcaggaagccttcctgatTTTTGCTCTTTTGGCCCCAGTTTCTTCCCCCAACCCTTGCCCTGATCCTATGGGGCTGGGAGCATCTGTGTTCCCAGACTGGAGGTTCCTTGAGACTGGGGCCTCCTGGATCTAGCCTCACCCTGTACAGGGCTGGACACAGCGGGGCAGCAGTATACTTCTGCTGAAATAAGAGTCCTGGCCTCAGGCCTCTGCCTTTTGACCTACCTGTGCCTGGCTCCGGCTGCAGCAGCAATCCGTACAGGATCCATAGGATAGCCTGGACCACCATTGTGGGCTTCCAGTTTCCAGGGGAAGTATCCAGTTTACCTCAGTGGAGACTTTGGCAGAGCTGGAAGGAGACAAGCATGGAGAACTGAGAGTGCCTTTGGCTACTGTCAAAGTCCAGCGGTGAATGACACGGCTGCCACTTGCAGAGCTGTGGGCGGGAGGCAGTGGTGGCGTGGGTACAGAGTGCCCTGGCTCAACGTCATCTGGGTCTCAGGGGCTTCCCCCATCCTATCCTGTTCCTCCCAGGGTGAGGTCAATGGTCAGTAAGCCAAGCGCATTGCAGGAGTGGCCTGGAAACTAGGTAGTTCAGATTCCAGCAAACTCTGCCCATTCCCCAGGAGAGGTAAACTGAGGCTAATGCAGCGATCCACCCTTCCTATGGTGATCGTTCTGTAGCTGCTTCTGGCCACCAGAGGGGACTCTCAGGTGCCTGCCCGACTGGTAAGACTGGCTGTGATGAGggtgaggagagaaggagaggccTGAACTCTGCACTGCCGCACTGCCGTCTGCCTTCTTTGATGTCAGCACTTTAGCCTCAGGCAGAGGTTGAGTGCAGGGGATGAGGATTGTTTTTGTTGAAGTAGCGTAGGGGGACCTGAAGATGTCATCTCTCATCTCATTCCAGCTCCGGATCCCAAGCTACCAGTGGTAGTTGAGAGCAGGAATTGGGCTGGGGTGTTTGGGACCCTGGCTTTGTCCCCGGAGCGGACTTCTGGGCTCACCTGGGTTGGCAGTGAGGGgtcctccctcttcctctagTGCCTGTGGCCAAGTCCTGCTGAAGAGAGCCCTCCTCCTCTTTATCCAGCATCAGGTGGGATGGGCTTATCATGGCTGGGGCTGCCGTGTAAATTACTTCACTGTTGGCCTCCCATCTCGAAACTAGCCTGGGGAATTTCCAGGAGACCCACCGGCCTGAGCACTCAGCACAGGGCGGGCCTTGGGCGGGCCTGGGAGTGCCCAGGCTAAGCCAGGCCTGGGATTCCCCAGGGGACCTACTTAGATATTGAGTGTCCTCTTTCTGGGCACTCAGCATGGCCTAGCACAAAGCTGGACACACAGTAGGGGCTCACAGAGTTAGATGCTAAGAGAGGAGGATGAATAGAGGCTGCTCCCCAGGAGATTCTGAGGAAATCTCCTCCTCCATGTCCCAGTTTCTGAGGATTTGGGGTCAGGGGCTCTGCCTCATAGAACCACGTGGAAGATGTGGGCTGTGTGTCCATCCGGTGCAGGACTAGAGTGAGGAGAGTGAGGGTGTAAAATTTAAGGTGGTGCCGAAAATCTCAGccatcaagataaataatattctaGCACCatgttttaaaagactaaaagaaatgcaaaaaaaatccatgatgaacaaaatatcaacacTTTAATAAAGACAGGGTCAGGGGCAGTGCTGTGCTTAGACATCTTGGAGCCAGAAGTGAAAGGAAAAATCGGGAATTCTGATCCTGTCTTTGTGCCTCCCTTGCTTTACCTTCATCCAGGCCCTACATCCACCAGGGGGTAGCCCCCAGGATGTTGCGGGGTAACTGTCACACGAGATCCTCACCTAATGTCTGCTTGGTCTGGGAATGACCTTGATGTGGCATCATGGACCTTGGGTTTGTCCCTCTGATTCTCCCACTGATTGTGGCTGTGGAGAGACCCTTACCATTTTATCTAACTGCCAATTTATGCTCATTTTACCCAGCAGGAGGGtgagctcagagatgttaagtaacttgtgcTAGGTCACATAGCTAGAACCTGGGGAAGGCTCCAAGACCAGTGCATGTTTTCACTATCCTGTGGCTAGGTCAGGGTCAGAGTAATTATGACTCTTCATGCTGGGCAAGTGTTTGCAGACTGGCTACAGAGCAACTTCACACCCAGTAATTCTTGGGCCAGCCAGATGGGCAGCCTTGATACCTGTTTAAACCTTGAAGTTTGTGGTAGGAGCTGGGTTGTATTGGAGTCAGGGACATGACATGGCCAGCCAACATTTCCCTCAGGGTCTATCTGGGATTTGTGACATTCTTGGGTAGGACCCTTCCTTCAGGAAGGCTCCTTGATTACCCCCGGCTCCCCACTTCTCCCATTCTGGCTCCCTAGCCCGGGATTCCTACCTTTGACCCAGACCTGTCCATACAAGGTCTAGAGTTTCTCTGTCTGGTTCCATCTCCCCCAGACTAGGAGATGTTGAATTCTCTTGGGATGTCCAGAAATGCCCACCACAGGTCAGGGACCAGATGGGTAGCAGGGAGTGACTGTTGAGTAGACCTGATTGAGGATGTGGGGTCAATGTGAGGTTAGGCtctgaaacacacacatgcagacacccACACACCAACGCACCTGGTCTTGGCTGGGCCTGGGAGGCAGCACAAAGGCTGGGATTCCCATGATGAGTCATTCCCCGCCCCTGCTTCCTTCCCACTTCATGAGGCCCACTGCCAGGATATGTCAAGGCCCCTCCAGGCTGCAGACAGACCAGGGGTCTCATAAGAGTACCCAGGGCCTGGGGTCATCTCTAATGGAGGTAGCATTGGCACAGAAAGACAGAACCCTGGGCTCTGGATCTGAAGTGAACCTGGGATCGAGGCCAGAGGCCAGAGGCCAGAGGAAAAGGAacttggggcggggcggggcagggctgggcttggGGCCAAGATCAGAGTTAATAACATTCATTTTGGtaacagtaatgataataataatgaagaccctgataataataataaaaacttgtGTGCAGTTCTCTGAGATAAGATTTTATAtgcctacatttttttaaatttaattttttaaattgaaatatagttgatttacaatgtcgtgccaatctctgctgtacagcaaagtgactcagttatacacatagagacattcttttgtttttttggccacaccttatggcatgtgggatcctatttccctgaccagggattgaacctgtgccccctgcagtggtagtgcagagtcttaaccactggaacgccagggaagtcctgagacgttcttttttaaaatattcttttctattatgatttatcacaggatactgaatatagttcccagtgctatacagtaggaccttgtttattcatcctatatataacagtttacatttgctaatcccaaactcccagtccttccctcccccacccccatcccccttggcaaccacaagtctgttccctatgtctgtgagtctgtttctgttttgtagataggttatttgtgccatattttagattctacatataagtgatatcatatggtatttgtctttctctgacttacttcacttagtatgataatctctagtcatatccatgttgctacaaatggattatttcatccctttttatgactgagtagtattccattgtatatatgtaccacttcttctttatccattcatctgtcgatggacatttaggttgtttccatgttttgtatatgcctacattttaaaattcagctctGGGTTTTGTGAAGAgatgtaatattccattgtatatatgtgccacactgAAGAGATGTTTTAAAGCAAGACTAGGCAAACCACAGCCTATGGATTGACTATCTCTtttgtaaacaatattttttgtttttttttcaaggtgAAATTCACCTAACATAAAgtgatgtttttattattttttaattttttcacacctttattggagtataaatgctttacaatgttgtgttagtttctgctatataacaaagtgaatcagctatatgtatacatatatccccatatcccctccctcttgagcctccctcccaccctccctatcccacccctctaggtggtcacaaatcaccgagctgatctccctgtgctatgcagctgcttcccactagctaactattttacatttggtagtgtatatatgtcaatgctactctctcactttctcccagcttccccttcccacactgtcctcaagtccattctctacatctgcgtctttattcctgccctgccactaggttcaccagtaccgctttttaaaattccatatatatgtgttag includes these proteins:
- the PGLYRP2 gene encoding N-acetylmuramoyl-L-alanine amidase; its protein translation is MPHQGHSQTKQTLGKLDTSPGNWKPTMVVQAILWILYGLLLQPEPGTATLPLLMDSVIQALAELEQKAPATEAGHTASAWLLSAQDSCAHNPLQHFLLEEQSLKTTMLDPPSLSPELQGLTMEVARHGVWDGKECGVVLASDGSTVAVEPLLAGLEAGLQGNRVVNLPLDSTDTPPDADVTFPDFGATVPDVRATSPGLRDTSSDVTWADVGAVSPNVRATDLDVQVTSPDVQASSADTKAKFPTTVDSLLVVTLARDLGLNFLQGPQTWSHSLGTEGCWDQLSLPRTFTLLDPEASTLTTAFLNGALDGALLGDYLSRSPEPRPPLSHLLSQYYGAGVAGDPGFRSNFRRQNGAALTPTPILTQQVWGALILLQRLEPAHPHLQGMSQEQLAQVATHATKEFTEAFLGCPAIHPRCRWGAAPYQGRPTPLQLPLGFLYVHHTYMPASPCTDFERCAADMRSMQRFHQYTRGWDDIGYSFVVGSDGYVYEGRGWHWVGAHTLGHNSRGFGVALIGNYTAELPAEAALRAVRDELPRCAVRAGFLRPGYALLGHRQLVRTDCPGDALFNQLRTWPHFDKNVKPRTARRASRRSRRASR